The genomic DNA TGGCCAATCTGTACGCATGCTCTGGTTTCACATGAACCGCGCACTAATGGGATCCAGAAGGACCGACTCGCCGAGCTTGAAGAGAAAGTAAACCTCCTGCTAAAAGGGAACATGTATGCATCCCCCCCACTTGGCTTCGACCAATTGCTCACGAGGGTGCAGACCAACCCGAGGGAGGGAATCAGTCCTCGAAGATGCAAAAGATCTCGCAGAGACAAGATTCACACAAGGTAGCCAGCCTCGCGATCGTCGCGATTCGAGCTATAGCGACCCTTCGCCCCCTAATCTCGCTTTTGATGATGCCAGCCCCCAGCCTTCGTCGCTGGCCGTGGCCCGAGCAGTCGATTCGTACATGAAGTATTGCCACCGACAGCCCGTCTGGTGCTTTAATTTCGAAGAACATGGGGATCTGGAATCCATACCAGAAGAGCTCCTCTGTAGTATCATTGCGCTGACGGCGCGGTTCTCGCACGAAGGGGAACATGGGCAGCACCATGCGGATACAGCGAAGAGCTTAATTATGCTGCGGATTGCGAATGGAACGGTGGAATTGAGTACGATCGAGGCTCTGTGCCTGCTGGCGTATTCGTCGTTTATTGGTAGGTGTCCAGATGCGCTTCCGCTGCATGCGAGGTACTGATCGAGGTAGATGGCGATATGCACCTTGGTCGATTTCACCTCGGACTTGCATTTCAGCTCTGTCGGTCTGCTCTGCTCGATACAGAGTCCGCTTATACTCCTGGAGACCCCAACACAGAGCGCAAAAAGAGGTTATTTTGGAGTCTACAGCTATTGGAACAGTCGTATGGCCGTCAGACCGGGCTGCTGAGCATTCCGCTGGAGACCTGGCGTCCCGCGGACTATTTCTCAGGCAACAGCAAAGAACCACAAAGAGACGCCGAGAAGCCTCCCCCATTGCCGCGGGACACAATCGGCTGCGCTGCACCGGACGATACTGGCATCTGGAGCATGACAGTCCACTTTGGCTGGGTCTGGAGCAAAGTACGCACTTATGTGTCCGACTGCGCAAACAATCGACTACGCGAGCCCTGGCGTCACGAGTCAATGTATTCGATGGTGCTTTCCGACCTGACCGAAATCGAGAACCAAACACCACTCTGCCATCGATACGACCATGTACGATTCTACGATCGACAGCCGGACGAACTGATCGTCAACCGCGCGTACTGGATCCCCTGGCTCAAACTGCAGTTCATGTACCatgccatcctcatcgtcctcaaccATCCCTTCCTGTATATCATGGCCTCGCGGCATAACCCCAACCTGGCCATTCCGAATAGTTTCTGGCGCCGCTCGTCGGAACTGGTCCTTCTACATGCGACGTGGATCGTGCGTATGATTGATATGCTATCAGACAAGGACGTACGACTTACAGACCCCTTCTTCGCGCACGTGGCAGCAATAGCAGCCACGGTACAGCTGTATTACTGCTGCGCCGGAGACCCACGACTCAAGTACAAGTCCCGTGCGGATCTAGCCCGCTGCAGGGTGTTCCTGAGGTCGTTTGTACCGTTTTCCAGGGCCTGTGCATCATTGGTATGTTCCTCCCGTCCCGGCTGGCAAAGTTCGCCGCTGACCGATCAGAACCGATCTCTTGACCGTATGACGCGAATTGCAGCCGGCACCGAGAACGTAGATTACGACAGCTGGGTTCCGTCGAAGATCCATCTGAACATCCCCTTGATGTGGAATATCCTCCAGTTCACCTGCAGCGACGATTCCTATCCGGCTGTCCCGTCTGGAAGCCTCTTGCATTCCTCGCTCAGCGCGTCTGCCACCCGAAACGACGCCGAGGAAAGCTCTACACTCGAAATCATCGTGACGACTTCACCTGAAGTAACCGTCAACACCGCAGACGGCGGCCAGGGCGTCCCAATGCCTCTGTATCGGGCCCCGAATTCGTCCAAGGACAGCAATACCAGCCCAGCTACCGCTCCACAGTCTATGCCTCCGCCAGATGCAGTGGTAGCTCCGATCGACAGCCTTATGCTCAACACGCCGTGGCTATGGGCTGATCCGGCGCCATTTGGAGACGTGGATGATCTGGATTATAGCACGTCCGCTCCGGCGATAGGTGACATTGAAGGTTCGGCGTGGTGGAATCTGGGAAATTTATAGCCTGCATACAAGCGCCCGGCGTTATGAAGTTGTGATTGATCACTCCATGATTCTCCACAGATTGTGCACTGCTTATATTCTAGGACTAGGACTAATGAGCCTGCCGACACGCGCCTTCCAGCCTGGCATCAGCCACGAATGCACCACCTGAACCCAGCGAGTCCCGCCCGTGCGACATCACCCTCCAGCAAGATCACAGCTCAGAGCAACCCCCCAACTCCTACCAGCGAAGACCACGAACGCAGCAACCGGACGATATCCCAAAGCGACTGCCCGCCCGTACTGACAGCCAAAGCAATTCATGAGTCCCCATTGTTACAATGAGCCCCAACGCAGATTGTATAGCTAAGGTTCGATATAGGATCAAGCACGTGCCGTTGTACATCGCCGGTTGTCATTCTCAAATCACCACATTGTCCCGATCTGCGACTCATAATCCGAAGCCGAAAGCAACACCATTTCGAGAATGACAAATTATGCATTGTTCACCATAACGTTGAAAAGCGATAATGCTAGGCGTGTGGCAGATAACACACATCGTTTGTATAACCACTCCAGCCATTTACTCGGTCGTACATATTCCACAGGACCTGAAGGACCGCAGTGCCCGACTATGCATGGTGGACAAAAATAACGTAGATGAACCGGTAAAAACGCAAGATATACGCAGAGGAATGCCATTCCCGAAGCGGCAAACTTTTCCCCTCACAACCCCACATGAACAGAATAGATAGGACGCGCAAGACACTATTTTTACCCATCTCGCCTGGACCCCGGCTGCCGTTCCATGGCCGATCATCTGGTCGGTTGGTACGGTTGCCGGTGCCGCATCCCACGGTTCGTCCGGCATGACCATCACTCTGCACCGAGTTGGTTGTCTGTCGAGTTGCGGGGTAGTCAAAGATGGATATAGGATATGCTAACTACATGATGTATATACAACCATGACCGCGCGAGTCAAGAGCTAGTCTAGTCCTCAGTGCAAACATGGCACCCTCACCACACATCGTAATCATCGGCGCTGGTATTGTCGGCGCCAACCTCGCCGATGAGCTGGTCTCCCGAGGATGGAGCAATATTACCGTCGTCGAACAGGGCCCGCTGCAGATGCCCGGGGGCTCGACATCGCATGCTCCAGGCTTAGTCTTTCAAACCAACCCGTCCAAGACAATGACGCGTTTCGCACAGTACACCGTGGAGAAATTGCGTTCTCTCGAGAAAGACGGGCAGAACTGCTTCAACCAGGTCGGTGGCTTGGAGATCGCCACCACGCCGGAGCGActtgaggagctgaagcGGAAGCATGGGTATGCGTCTGCGTGGGGCATCGAGGCGCGGCTCGTGAGTCCAGCCGAATGCGTGAAGATGTATCCGCTCCTGAACGAGGAAATCGTGCTCGGGGGGTTGCATATCCCCAGCGACGGGCTGGCGCTCGCAGCCCGAGCCACGCAGCTGCTCATCGAACGCACACGACACGCAGGCGTGCGCTACTTAGAGATGACGCCGGTCACCGGGATCCAAAAGACCGCAAATCGCGTCACCGGCGTCGTCACCTCCGCCGGCGTCATCGGCGCGGATATCGTAGTCTCCTGCGCCGGGTTCTGGGGCGTGGAGGTAGGCGCCATGGCCGGCGTGTCCATCCCCCTCCTGCCCCTCGCGCACCAGTACGCCAAAACCACCCCCGTCCCAGCGCTGGCGGGCCGCGAGATCAACCACCGCCCCAATGGCCTCAACGCCACGTTCCCCATCCTCCGCCACCAGGACCACGACCTCTACTACCGCGAGCACGGCGACGCCTACGGCATTGGCTACTATGGCCACAGCCCGATGCCCGTCGAGGCGGCCTCCCTCGGCCGCACCCCGAGCCACGTCGACGAGAAGACCATGCCGTCCAGGCTGAGGTTCACCGCCGACGACTTCGCCCCCGCCTGGGCCGAAACAAAGCGACTCCTCCCCGCGCTGCGAACATGCCAACTCGCCGACGGCTTCAAtggcatcttctccttcacgCCCGACGGCGGCCCGCTGGTCGGCCCCGCCCCCACGCTCGACAACTTCTACGTCGCCGAAGCAGTCTGGGTGACGCACTCGGCTGGCGTTGCGCGCGCACTGGCCGAGCTGCTGGTCGAGGGCTCGTCCCGCACCGACCTCGCCGAATGCGAGCTCTCGCGCTTCGAGGAGGTGCAGCTCAGCCGGGACTACGTGGCTGAAACCTCCTCCCGCAACTTCATCGAGATCTACGATATCCTACATCCGTTGCAGCCGCGTGAGTCGCCCCGGCAGCTGCGCGTGAGTCCGTTCTACGCGCGGGAGAAAGACCTCGGCGCGTTCTTCCTGGAGTTGGGCGGGTGGGAGAGGCCGTTCTGGTATGCCGAGAACGAGAAGCTCGTACGCTTTCTGCCGGCGGAATGGCGCCCGGTGGAGCGGGATGCCTGGTCGGGCAGATACTACTCGCCTGTTGTCGCGGTTGAGGCGTGGAAGACACGCAATGCGGTCGCGATGTACGATATGACTTCCTTCCACCGGTTTGAGGTGTCGGGGCCGGGGGCGAGCGCGCTGCTGTGTCGGTTGATGACAGGCCGTGTACCGGACGTAGGACAGATCGCTTATACGCTGCTGTTGAACGAGCGGGGCGGCGTCCGCAGCGATCTCTTTGTGACGAGGCTCGGCGCGGAGATGTTTCAGATTGGAGCCAACACCGCGACTGACTTTGCGTATCTCTCCTGCGAAGCTCGGCGACAGGGCCAGAAGTCCCCAAGGCAGTGGGTTCAGGTGCGCGAGGTGACGGGTCATACCTGCTGTCTTGGCCTTTGGGGCCCTCGCGCCCACGACGTCGTTCGCACGTTAACGACTGACGACCTCTCCAATACCGGGCTGCCATATATGCATGCTAAGCGCACCACCCTCGGGGGCCTCCCCGTCACAGTCCTCCGCAAGTCCTACGTCGGTGAAAGCGGGTGGGAGATCCAGACGAGCGCCGAGTACGGACTTCGCCTGTGGGATATCATATGGGCCGCGGGCCAGCCGCACGGTCTTATTGCCGCCGGACGAGCAGCCCT from Aspergillus fumigatus Af293 chromosome 8, whole genome shotgun sequence includes the following:
- a CDS encoding GcvT family protein, with product MAPSPHIVIIGAGIVGANLADELVSRGWSNITVVEQGPLQMPGGSTSHAPGLVFQTNPSKTMTRFAQYTVEKLRSLEKDGQNCFNQVGGLEIATTPERLEELKRKHGYASAWGIEARLVSPAECVKMYPLLNEEIVLGGLHIPSDGLALAARATQLLIERTRHAGVRYLEMTPVTGIQKTANRVTGVVTSAGVIGADIVVSCAGFWGVEVGAMAGVSIPLLPLAHQYAKTTPVPALAGREINHRPNGLNATFPILRHQDHDLYYREHGDAYGIGYYGHSPMPVEAASLGRTPSHVDEKTMPSRLRFTADDFAPAWAETKRLLPALRTCQLADGFNGIFSFTPDGGPLVGPAPTLDNFYVAEAVWVTHSAGVARALAELLVEGSSRTDLAECELSRFEEVQLSRDYVAETSSRNFIEIYDILHPLQPRESPRQLRVSPFYAREKDLGAFFLELGGWERPFWYAENEKLVRFLPAEWRPVERDAWSGRYYSPVVAVEAWKTRNAVAMYDMTSFHRFEVSGPGASALLCRLMTGRVPDVGQIAYTLLLNERGGVRSDLFVTRLGAEMFQIGANTATDFAYLSCEARRQGQKSPRQWVQVREVTGHTCCLGLWGPRAHDVVRTLTTDDLSNTGLPYMHAKRTTLGGLPVTVLRKSYVGESGWEIQTSAEYGLRLWDIIWAAGQPHGLIAAGRAALNALRLEKGYRTWGVDMTSEHDPFEAGVGSAVQLDKQEDYVGKAAVQRLARVQPTRRLRCLTIDDGRSMVMGKEPVFWKNKAVGYVTTAAFGYTIRKPIAYAWLPSSIRDSETVDVEYFGRKIRATVTKEPVYDPDDQALTGATVAGPDLRPLRHRL
- a CDS encoding putative C6 transcription factor, which encodes MTPPEGTRRRLRSNHACLNCRRKKSRCPGEKPACSCCVRLNQSCFYPPVSKPGSIGGQSGTCMHPPHLASTNCSRGCRPTRGRESVLEDAKDLAETRFTQGSQPRDRRDSSYSDPSPPNLAFDDASPQPSSLAVARAVDSYMKYCHRQPVWCFNFEEHGDLESIPEELLCSIIALTARFSHEGEHGQHHADTAKSLIMLRIANGTVELSTIEALCLLAYSSFIDGDMHLGRFHLGLAFQLCRSALLDTESAYTPGDPNTERKKRLFWSLQLLEQSYGRQTGLLSIPLETWRPADYFSGNSKEPQRDAEKPPPLPRDTIGCAAPDDTGIWSMTVHFGWVWSKVRTYVSDCANNRLREPWRHESMYSMVLSDLTEIENQTPLCHRYDHVRFYDRQPDELIVNRAYWIPWLKLQFMYHAILIVLNHPFLYIMASRHNPNLAIPNSFWRRSSELVLLHATWIVRMIDMLSDKDVRLTDPFFAHVAAIAATVQLYYCCAGDPRLKYKSRADLARCRVFLRSFVPFSRACASLVCSSRPGWQSSPLTDQNRSLDRMTRIAAGTENVDYDSWVPSKIHLNIPLMWNILQFTCSDDSYPAVPSGSLLHSSLSASATRNDAEESSTLEIIVTTSPEVTVNTADGGQGVPMPLYRAPNSSKDSNTSPATAPQSMPPPDAVVAPIDSLMLNTPWLWADPAPFGDVDDLDYSTLASATNAPPEPSESRPCDITLQQDHSSEQPPNSYQRRPRTQQPDDIPKRLPARTDSQSNS